From a region of the Theobroma cacao cultivar B97-61/B2 chromosome 8, Criollo_cocoa_genome_V2, whole genome shotgun sequence genome:
- the LOC18592520 gene encoding pentatricopeptide repeat-containing protein At1g08070, chloroplastic: MEQKLLKILQNCKTIRHLNQSHLQFLIHGLQNNSFVLPKLITVFSQLDSLDYTLKVFKNSQNPNLISYNTMIKCFIGKSHKATLHLYKQMKALKITPNGYTFSFLLRCFESFEALRDGMIIHGDILKMGLGSSVFVQNILLDFYAKCGNLGFALRVFEEMPDRDVVSWNSMIGAYMARREIESAIGLFELMPERNAVTWNSLLSGLSRAENMSLASSVFERMPERNEIAWNSMISGYLKMGNLDAARSIFDQMPQKTVVSWTALISGYVTIGDIESARSVFNQMPVKNVVSWNAMIAGYVHRHMFDEALSVFQEMLVDGKYKPDQTTLISVLSACSHLGSLEHGKWIDSYIKKNKLDLSVPLGNALMDMFAKCGDVENANAIFNKMANKCIITWTSMVSGLAVNGQCREALDLFDRMCLEKIKPDDVIFVTVLSACTHGGLVEEGKRVFDQMALQFDIKPRIEHYGCMVDLLGRAGRLEEAVRFIESMHLKPNDIIWASLLSSCQIHGKGDMLESITRKILDQQPSNPGYLMLLSNLSASMRRWADFSSFQVAMRQQGIEKVPGCSSIQVGNIVHEFLAKDTRHEQRKEIYGILYSLNGHLKAVFDSPMSCENFRNLITAF; the protein is encoded by the coding sequence ATGGAGCAAAAACTGCTCAAAATCTTACAGAACTGCAAAACTATCAGACACCTAAATCAGTCCCATCTTCAGTTTCTCATCCACGGGTTACAAAATAACAGTTTCGTGTTACCCAAGCTTATCACTGTCTTTTCTCAACTTGATTCTCTCGATTACACCCTCAAAGTATTCAAAAACTCACAAAACCCAAATCTTATATCTTACAATACGATGATCAAATGCTTCATAGGCAAATCCCATAAAGCTACCCTGCATCTTTACAAGCAAATGAAAGCCTTGAAAATCACCCCAAATGGCTATACTTTCAGCTTTCTTTTGAGATGTTTTGAGTCATTTGAAGCTTTAAGAGATGGAATGATAATTCATGGTGATATTTTGAAGATGGGCCTTGGTTCCAGTGTCTTTGTTCAAAATATCCTTTTGGATTTTTACGCCAAATGTGGGAATTTGGGGTTTGCTTTGAGAGTGTTTGAAGAAATGCCTGATAGAGATGTGGTCTCGTGGAATTCGATGATTGGAGCTTACATGGCGCGTAGGGAGATTGAATCTGCAATTGGGTTGTTTGAGTTGATGCCGGAGAGAAATGCCGTCACGTGGAATTCTCTTCTTTCAGGTCTCTCCAGGGCGGAGAATATGAGTTTGGCTAGTTCAGTTTTTGAGAGAATGCCCGAAAGGAATGAGATTGCATGGAATTCCATGATTTCTGGATATTTAAAAATGGGTAATTTAGATGCTGCAAGGTCAATTTTTGATCAAATGCCTCAGAAAACTGTGGTCTCGTGGACAGCTTTGATATCAGGATATGTTACAATTGGTGATATTGAATCTGCCAGAAGTGTTTTTAATCAGATGCCTGTTAAGAATGTGGTTTCTTGGAATGCTATGATTGCAGGTTATGTTCATAGGCACATGTTTGATGAAGCTCTAAGTGTGTTTCAGGAAATGTTAGTTGATGGCAAGTACAAGCCTGATCAAACTACTTTGATCAGCGTGCTTTCGGCCTGTTCTCATTTGGGGTCACTCGAACATGGGAAGTGGATCGATTcctatattaagaaaaataaacttgACTTGTCTGTTCCTTTGGGCAATGCCTTGATGGACATGTTTGCTAAATGTGGAGATGTGGAAAATGCAAATGCAATTTTTAATAAGATGGCTAATAAATGTATAATTACTTGGACATCAATGGTTTCTGGATTAGCTGTTAACGGCCAGTGTAGAGAAGCTTTAGATCTTTTTGATAGAATGtgtttagaaaaaataaaacctgATGATGTCATTTTTGTCACTGTCCTCTCAGCTTGCACTCATGGTGGGTTGGTAGAGGAGGGTAAAAGGGTATTTGATCAGATGGCCCTGCAGTTTGATATCAAACCACGAATTGAGCATTATGGATGCATGGTTGATCTTCTTGGTCGAGCGGGGAGGCTAGAGGAAGCTGTGAGATTTATAGAAAGCATGCATTTGAAGCCAAATGACATCATTTGGGCGAGCTTGCTAAGCTCTTGCCAGATTCATGGAAAGGGGGACATGTTGGAATCCATTACCAGAAAAATTCTGGATCAGCAGCCTTCAAATCCAGGATATTTAATGCTTCTCTCAAACTTGAGTGCATCAATGAGACGGTGGGCGgatttttcaagctttcaGGTGGCAATGAGACAGCAGGGGATAGAAAAAGTTCCTGGTTGCAGTTCAATTCAAGTGGGAAACATAGTACATGAGTTTCTAGCCAAAGACACGAGGCATGAACAAAGAAAGGAGATATATGGCATTTTGTACAGTTTGAATGGACACTTGAAAGCAGTATTTGACTCTCCAATGAGCTGTGAGAATTTCAGAAATTTGATTACAGCATTTTGA